In a genomic window of Nocardiopsis mwathae:
- a CDS encoding ISAs1 family transposase: MPALPSSPIPAVLAKLGTLDTDAICDLRPYLDTVPDPRSRRGRWYPLTAILTICACAAISGAKSIDEIAEWGQRAPQHLLEAIGIRPHPFTWRRSPSAPTIDRVLTRIDAHALDTAIGAYLAHRHRTATDHSTGTADPPPPAAGAIAVDGKALKGSARLDQPRRHLLSALTHHRPATLAQTEVGSKTGETRHFRPLLQDLDLAGAVVTSDALHTVKDHLKWLVEDKGAHYVAVVKANQPTLYAQVKGLPWNDAPIARTRSETGHGRRESRSVKTMGVPEILGGIAFPCARLAIRLHRRRKPAGKPQTRETAYAVTSLDAHQATSAELARYLRGHWAIENSSHHIRDTVFGEDASTVHTGSAPRAMAALRNLAIGVLKVMGADNIAKTVRAIRDLPERALPLFGIGYEPDPSGT, translated from the coding sequence GTGCCTGCCCTGCCATCATCCCCGATCCCCGCCGTACTCGCGAAACTGGGAACCCTTGACACCGACGCCATCTGCGACCTGCGCCCCTACCTCGACACCGTCCCCGACCCCCGCTCCCGCCGCGGCCGCTGGTACCCCCTGACCGCCATCCTGACCATCTGCGCCTGCGCCGCGATCTCCGGAGCCAAGAGCATCGATGAAATCGCCGAATGGGGACAACGCGCCCCACAGCACCTCCTGGAAGCCATCGGCATACGCCCCCACCCCTTCACCTGGCGGCGCTCCCCCTCAGCCCCCACCATCGACCGCGTCCTGACCCGCATCGACGCCCACGCCCTGGACACGGCCATCGGCGCCTACCTCGCCCACCGGCACCGCACCGCCACCGACCACAGCACCGGCACCGCCGACCCACCGCCACCCGCAGCCGGTGCGATCGCTGTGGACGGCAAGGCGCTGAAAGGATCGGCCCGCCTCGACCAGCCGCGGCGCCACCTGCTCTCCGCCCTCACCCACCACCGCCCCGCCACCCTCGCCCAGACCGAGGTCGGTTCCAAAACAGGCGAGACCCGCCACTTCCGCCCCCTGCTGCAGGACCTGGACCTGGCCGGCGCCGTGGTCACCTCCGATGCCCTGCACACCGTCAAGGACCACCTGAAATGGCTGGTGGAGGACAAAGGCGCGCACTACGTGGCCGTGGTCAAGGCCAACCAGCCCACCCTGTACGCCCAGGTCAAGGGCCTGCCGTGGAACGACGCGCCCATCGCCCGCACCCGCTCCGAAACCGGGCACGGCCGCCGCGAGTCCCGCTCGGTCAAGACGATGGGCGTCCCCGAGATCCTCGGAGGAATCGCCTTCCCCTGCGCCAGGCTCGCCATCCGGCTGCACCGACGCAGGAAGCCGGCGGGAAAGCCCCAGACCAGGGAGACCGCCTACGCCGTCACCAGCCTGGACGCCCACCAGGCCACCTCCGCTGAGCTGGCCCGCTATCTGCGGGGGCACTGGGCGATCGAGAACTCCAGCCACCACATCCGCGACACCGTGTTCGGTGAGGACGCCTCCACGGTTCACACCGGCAGTGCTCCCCGCGCGATGGCGGCGCTGCGCAACCTGGCGATCGGTGTCCTGAAGGTGATGGGAGCGGACAACATCGCCAAGACCGTCCGCGCGATCCGGGACCTACCCGAACGAGCACTGCCTTTATTCGGGATCGGTTACGAACCCGACCCTTCAGGAACTTGA
- a CDS encoding RICIN domain-containing protein, translated as MLRLNEEANMINVASGRTAAVLAVLGVASSLTATPASSDRLPTDGKSQQVGNPDSIVSSSFPKKLHDSAIYPIKDTQREDRNNGDAQDQECAHEAAYTLARSEESSKEDQCPAVPPQTFVGYKGKCLDVDGPVERGAKLVMNTCVGAASQKWVVSPAEDTHSGQFRIVRPESANLCVTTHDVGGQYQLDSCTDGNRFNARMDGTVYDFSSSTTSSYCLDVQGAATSDQTPVISYSCHGNENQQWGYPSNPIRGLASKCIDGNSANEDRKPVLLYTCNDQPWQKWRVLATGQIVTQDGSGNSRCMDVRDVGTADETKVQMYTCRKLWDPLWVAQQWAPKQDGSLFNPNSKKCLHVPGSATADVTELQIYTCNATAAQAWSPNPQPIVNKDSGKCLDIKGGQGGTVDNNTDVILYDCNSGVNQKWVFQFDGTIRSLSKCLDVFNGASSADSRLVAYDCNGSFSQSFSERVINGTPYLINMNSDMCIGRRNASSVDGTNIVLAECNQTSQQQWDIQSRGWR; from the coding sequence ATGTTGAGACTTAACGAGGAGGCAAATATGATAAACGTGGCGAGCGGGCGTACTGCTGCTGTACTTGCAGTACTGGGTGTTGCCAGTTCTCTCACAGCGACACCAGCGTCATCCGATCGACTACCTACTGACGGAAAAAGTCAGCAAGTCGGTAATCCCGATAGTATCGTGTCATCTTCGTTCCCCAAGAAACTCCATGATTCCGCGATTTACCCCATCAAGGATACACAGAGGGAGGATCGAAATAATGGTGACGCTCAGGACCAAGAATGCGCACACGAAGCGGCCTACACGCTAGCTCGATCAGAGGAATCAAGCAAAGAAGATCAGTGTCCAGCGGTACCACCCCAAACATTCGTCGGATACAAAGGTAAATGCCTCGATGTTGACGGCCCGGTCGAGCGCGGGGCAAAACTTGTCATGAACACGTGCGTTGGAGCGGCGTCACAGAAATGGGTCGTCAGCCCCGCAGAGGATACGCACAGTGGGCAGTTCAGAATCGTCCGCCCAGAGTCCGCCAACCTTTGTGTAACAACACATGACGTCGGCGGTCAGTACCAGCTCGACAGCTGTACTGACGGCAATCGTTTTAACGCGCGCATGGACGGAACTGTCTATGATTTTAGCAGTTCAACCACCAGTTCCTACTGTCTCGACGTCCAAGGGGCCGCAACTTCCGACCAGACGCCGGTAATCTCCTACAGCTGCCATGGAAACGAAAATCAACAGTGGGGTTATCCTTCTAATCCTATCCGCGGGCTTGCTAGCAAGTGCATTGACGGAAATAGCGCAAACGAGGATAGAAAACCTGTTCTCCTCTACACGTGCAATGATCAGCCGTGGCAGAAGTGGCGAGTGCTCGCAACGGGACAGATCGTCACGCAAGACGGGTCCGGGAACTCAAGATGCATGGATGTTCGAGATGTGGGTACAGCGGACGAAACAAAGGTTCAGATGTACACGTGCCGGAAGCTTTGGGATCCACTCTGGGTAGCGCAGCAGTGGGCCCCCAAGCAGGACGGTTCCCTCTTCAACCCCAACTCGAAGAAATGTCTACATGTCCCTGGGTCAGCGACAGCAGACGTCACGGAGCTGCAGATATACACCTGCAACGCCACTGCTGCGCAGGCATGGTCTCCCAACCCGCAGCCCATCGTTAACAAGGACTCAGGCAAGTGCCTGGACATCAAGGGGGGGCAGGGGGGAACAGTCGACAATAACACGGACGTTATTCTCTACGACTGCAACTCAGGTGTGAACCAGAAATGGGTATTCCAGTTTGATGGAACCATCCGTTCACTTAGCAAGTGCCTGGACGTCTTTAACGGAGCTAGTTCAGCAGATAGTCGACTAGTTGCATACGACTGCAATGGGTCATTCTCACAGAGCTTCAGCGAGAGAGTGATCAACGGCACCCCCTATCTGATAAACATGAATTCGGATATGTGCATCGGTCGCCGCAACGCCAGCTCTGTAGACGGAACCAATATCGTCCTTGCTGAGTGCAACCAGACCAGTCAACAGCAGTGGGACATCCAGAGCCGCGGTTGGCGCTGA
- a CDS encoding endonuclease/exonuclease/phosphatase family protein has translation MQGSSDPSGTKWQSVSTLARSVDIVALQEAGTRPATAEFVRDHPIQDQVGQDWTVNEYQWNLGTATRPQYYRLYWLNVGRLRVNLALVVAPELPVVQVRVVHPLTGAGERPALGVEIGRGPAGDANNMTFYTFHAVSNGGYNAESMIMQVECNTTTRWAVLGDFNRNPDSTTPSGQPWLRPGTGVVCPPNSNTHPATNPRNRLDFMVRNATAPQLTGNVQDPRASDHLAVTYSGI, from the coding sequence ATGCAGGGCTCCTCGGACCCGTCCGGAACCAAGTGGCAAAGCGTCAGTACCTTGGCCCGCAGCGTAGACATCGTCGCCCTCCAAGAGGCTGGTACGCGGCCGGCCACTGCCGAATTCGTTCGTGATCACCCGATCCAGGACCAGGTGGGTCAGGATTGGACCGTCAACGAATACCAATGGAACCTCGGAACTGCCACCAGGCCGCAGTATTACCGACTTTACTGGCTCAACGTGGGGCGCTTGCGTGTGAACCTTGCGCTTGTCGTTGCCCCTGAGCTTCCAGTTGTCCAGGTTCGAGTAGTGCATCCCCTGACAGGAGCGGGCGAGCGGCCAGCGCTAGGTGTAGAAATCGGCCGCGGACCCGCCGGCGATGCCAACAATATGACATTCTACACATTTCACGCTGTATCTAATGGAGGATACAATGCGGAAAGTATGATCATGCAGGTGGAGTGCAACACGACGACACGCTGGGCTGTACTGGGAGACTTTAATCGCAATCCCGACTCCACTACACCATCAGGGCAGCCATGGCTCAGACCCGGCACAGGGGTCGTGTGTCCGCCGAACTCCAACACCCACCCTGCCACGAATCCACGAAATCGACTCGACTTTATGGTAAGGAACGCGACGGCGCCTCAA